The genomic DNA caacagagtgattcaacatctctatatgtTGTGCTGTGCCCACCACAAGTgtattaccatctgtcaccatacacaaaatatcGTACAATATCACACCACATCATACATCAATGGACCTAGAAAGTGTCAtgctaatgaaataagtcagaccgagaaagataaataccattcAATGCCACTCATATGTGGCATgccaaacaagacaaaacaaaacaaacaaaacaaaaagccaagtaagtaaactaacaacaacaacaacaacaaaaaacagattcaGATTCaacagattcaacaaaaactctctctgaatacagagaacaaactgatggttgccagagggacgTGCCGGGGCAGGCTagggacaaaatgggtgaaagggggtgggagatacagtcttccagttacatttatttttgatggtgATGCTATCCCCCTCAGTTCTGAATTGCTCAGGCTTTCCTACCACAGACAGAGGGAACTAATACAAATTTTGGGAGAAGTGTGTTCAATTCTGGAATTGGCGCTTACTGAGTTTtatattaaattgaaaaatacactCAGGAAATGATAATAAATGTGGTGGAAGATGAAGTCACAAGTATCAAAGGACTCTTAAAAGAgcaattgaagaagaaaaagtgcAGGGGAATGGGAATGATGTCTTTATATATATGCTTTCCTTCATACTTCTAAGTGCTATATCTGGTCCTAGAGGATAAAACCGGAACAACTGAATGAAAAGCACGGAGAATTTCATTTTGGCTGATAATACGGCATAGAATTTTCACTGAATTCTATGTGGAATGGCCTTCCCTGTTGTGCCTTGTGCTATTGTAGATTTCAGTAAGTGGTCAGGAAGTGGGTTTTAGAGTAACTAATTACACTGGCAGAAAAAGGCAGTTTAGGCATTTTGGAGGAACACAGGACAATTTAAGAGAACAATtcattgcttcctttcttccctcaaaGGTCCTTGTTTTATGCTAATTCAGGAAGTTCAGGATTTTCACTATTTCTGCTTGTTTTGTAGGACTTAAGATGTGTCTCAGTGCATTGTGTGTGGTAGTGATTTAATAGGCATACCTAacttttttactattattatcaacTTTTACCCCAATACATGTGTATTATATGCCTGAGTTTACTCTTTCACATGCtcgtatatttatttattcaataaatgttattgagTATCCACTCTGGTTCTGGTGTCCCAAATTTgttttcatgaattttattttgccgTGGAACAGACGATGATAaatgttaaatgattttttaaaaagtaagatgtAATCATGTCACAAATGTGgatgaaatttgtattttgaggGCTTATCCTTCTTATAATGGCCCCGAGAGTATGACCATGGCCATGAGAAAAGGGTCAAGTGGAGAGAAAGATTTTGTAAGAgataagaaattaagagaaaagggTATTGGAAGGATTATCTTTATGTTTATGAAatcaactcaataaaaaaaaaagaaaaaaaagaaagaaagaaagaaagaaagaaagaaagaaagatccctGGTCAAATAACAACCACACTGTAATACTTCAGGAAGCAGGTGGCCATCTTTGGAGGTTTTGAGGTAGACTAAGTTTGATGATAATCTGGTAGAAAGATTTCCAGCATAAAAAAATAGCCTGCACATATTGtaaataagtttatttctatCACACATGTCATGAAATATCTGATATTACAATGCACCAAGAAAGGGTAATAGATTTTCACAATTTTCCATACTTAGGGAAATGTGGCTGACCAAGTATGCTACTTTTCTGTAGGACATAGCTAAAATGTGGGGACAGAAATGTGTGACGGAGTATAAGAAGTTTCCTGGAAAGggaattcaaaaataattatagcaacaacagtaaaaaaaaatgtaatctggTCATTTCTCTGgatcattaattttcttttgagttcTAAGTTCCCATAGACAGGTTAGGCAGGAAGAGATTGTAGAAATTTATGATATGTGTGTCTACCAAGAGaagcatttttttgttattaaacatctttaaagtttatttatttattttagagagagagagagagagagcacaagtgggagaggagcgggggaggggggagacacaggatctgaagcaggctccgggctctgagctatcagcacagagcctgacgtgggctcaaattcatgaactgcgagataatgacctaagccgaagtcgaatgctcaactgactgagccacccaggtgctcctaagacCAGCATTTTAACTAAATTCTGATtcatgaaataaatcagactggtCTTTCTCATGAAGTCACCTGCCTCTGAAGATACTGGGTCTGATCATTCGAAATATATCAGgggcaattctatttttgttctgtctctcttgacTGCCGtcttttattattctatttgtgCAAATTTCATATTTACCCTGTAATTGTGATATTAGCAAAttctaacttcatttttcttttgttttctttctttttttttttttagtaaattctaactttaaaaataaaggttgaAATCAAGTATTTTCTACAAGACTATTTATGGATAATCACTAAGTTTCtccttatttcctcattttaaccTTCCTTATCTGGattttgtttctgacttttctgagtcaattttcttgttttgtcCACAGGAACCAAGAAAACCAGAGTGCTGAAGTCACTTTCATTCTCTTGGGCTTTTCAGAATATCCAGAACTACAGATGCCCCTGTTCCTGGTATTCCTGACCATCTACACAGTCACTGTTTTGGGAAATCTGGGCATGATCATGATTATCCAGATCAatcccaaactccacacccccatgtactttttTCTCAGCCATTTATCTTTGGTTGATTTCTGTTACTCTACAGTAGTCACACCCAAACTATTAGAAAACTTGATTGTGGAAGACAGAACCATCTCCTTCACAGGCTGCATCATACAATTCTTCTTTGCGTGCGTATTCGTGGTGACAGAAACCTTCATGTTGGCCGTGATGGCATATGATCGATTTGTGGCAGTTTGTAACCCTCTTCTGTACATAGTTGTCATGTCTCAGAAGCTTTGCTCCTTGTTGGTGGGTGCATCATACTCCTGGGGTATAGTGTGTTCCCTGACTCTTACTTACTTTCTactgaaattatccttcaaagg from Panthera tigris isolate Pti1 chromosome D1, P.tigris_Pti1_mat1.1, whole genome shotgun sequence includes the following:
- the LOC102972768 gene encoding olfactory receptor 5D13-like, which encodes MPLFLVFLTIYTVTVLGNLGMIMIIQINPKLHTPMYFFLSHLSLVDFCYSTVVTPKLLENLIVEDRTISFTGCIIQFFFACVFVVTETFMLAVMAYDRFVAVCNPLLYIVVMSQKLCSLLVGASYSWGIVCSLTLTYFLLKLSFKGNNIINNFVCEHAAIISVSCSDPYMSQKIILISATFNEISSLVIILLSYVSIFITVMKMPSTGGRHKAFSTCASHLTAITIFHGTILFLYCVPNSKSSWLMVKVASVFYTVVIPMLNPLIYSLRNKDVKETVKKLINTKLS